A DNA window from Hydrogenophaga taeniospiralis contains the following coding sequences:
- the fliN gene encoding flagellar motor switch protein FliN has product MSTDNDAIADDWAQALEEQASAHPTDGAPAFDTVSAPATPGGGHGHGNAQMQDIQMVLDIPVQLSVELGRTKVPIKYILQLAQGSIVELDALAGEPMDVLVNGYLIAQGEVVVVNEKFGIRLTDIVTPSERMRRISKS; this is encoded by the coding sequence ATGTCAACTGACAACGACGCCATCGCCGACGACTGGGCCCAGGCCCTGGAAGAACAGGCCAGCGCCCACCCCACCGACGGCGCGCCCGCGTTCGACACCGTGAGCGCCCCGGCCACGCCAGGCGGCGGCCATGGCCACGGCAACGCCCAGATGCAGGACATCCAGATGGTGCTGGACATCCCGGTGCAGCTCTCGGTGGAGCTGGGCCGCACCAAGGTGCCCATCAAGTACATCCTGCAGCTGGCCCAGGGCTCCATCGTGGAACTCGACGCACTCGCGGGCGAGCCCATGGACGTGCTGGTCAACGGCTACCTGATCGCGCAGGGCGAGGTGGTGGTGGTGAACGAAAAGTTCGGCATCCGCCTGACCGACATCGTGACGCCCTCCGAGCGCATGCGCCGTATTAGTAAAAGTTAA
- the fliM gene encoding flagellar motor switch protein FliM, whose amino-acid sequence MADSFLSQDEVDALLEGVTGESQKLEKEEQSTEGVRSYNLSSQERIVRGRMPTMEIVNERFSRNLRLGLFNLIRRSPEIAVGGVQVQKYSAFLRELVVPTNLNIMAIRPLRGNGLVVCEPTLLFGVIDSLFGGTGKFHTRIEGRDFSPTEHRVITRLVEVVAEEYKKAWTGIYPLELAYQRSEMQPQFATVATPSEIVVSTSFSVEIGDITGGLHICIPYATLEPIRDVLYSSVQGSAIEVDRRWIRLLSHEIQAAELTLVAELAKTDATVEQLLAMQVGDFIELERTPSIQARVEGVPLFECQYGTHKGKYALRIDNKLRGTEINWLGDTYVN is encoded by the coding sequence ATGGCCGATTCATTTCTCTCCCAGGATGAAGTCGACGCCCTGCTTGAGGGCGTGACCGGTGAAAGCCAGAAACTGGAAAAGGAAGAGCAGTCCACCGAAGGGGTGCGCAGCTACAACCTCTCCAGCCAGGAGCGCATCGTGCGCGGGCGCATGCCCACCATGGAGATCGTCAACGAGCGGTTTTCACGCAACCTGCGGCTGGGCCTGTTCAACCTCATCCGCCGCAGCCCCGAGATCGCGGTGGGCGGGGTGCAGGTGCAGAAGTACAGCGCCTTCCTGCGCGAGCTGGTGGTGCCGACCAACCTGAACATCATGGCCATCCGCCCGCTGCGCGGCAATGGCCTGGTGGTGTGCGAGCCCACGCTGCTGTTCGGCGTGATCGACAGCCTGTTCGGCGGCACCGGCAAGTTCCACACCCGCATCGAAGGGCGCGACTTCTCCCCCACCGAGCACCGCGTGATCACGCGCCTGGTGGAGGTGGTGGCCGAGGAATACAAGAAGGCCTGGACCGGCATCTACCCGCTGGAGCTGGCCTACCAGCGCTCGGAGATGCAGCCCCAGTTCGCCACCGTGGCCACCCCCAGCGAGATCGTGGTCTCCACCAGTTTCTCGGTGGAGATCGGCGACATCACGGGCGGCCTGCACATCTGCATCCCCTACGCCACGCTGGAGCCGATCCGCGACGTGCTGTATTCCTCCGTGCAGGGCAGCGCCATCGAGGTGGACCGGCGCTGGATCCGCCTGCTGAGCCACGAGATCCAGGCCGCCGAACTGACCCTGGTGGCCGAGCTGGCCAAGACCGACGCCACCGTGGAGCAGCTGCTCGCCATGCAGGTGGGCGACTTCATCGAACTGGAGCGCACGCCCAGCATCCAGGCCCGGGTGGAAGGGGTTCCCCTGTTCGAGTGCCAGTACGGCACGCACAAAGGCAAATACGCCCTGCGCATCGACAACAAGCTGCGCGGAACTGAAATCAACTGGCTGGGAGATACCTATGTCAACTGA
- the fliQ gene encoding flagellar biosynthesis protein FliQ: protein MDPQAALTMGQNALFLILMVASPVLATVLGVGLLVSLFQAITQIHEATLSFVPKLIAAIAVFAVAGPWMLTTMVEFIRSTILSIPAHAI from the coding sequence ATGGACCCACAAGCCGCGCTCACGATGGGGCAGAACGCCCTCTTCCTCATCCTCATGGTGGCCTCGCCCGTCCTGGCCACGGTGCTGGGCGTGGGTCTGCTGGTGAGCCTGTTCCAGGCCATCACCCAGATCCACGAGGCCACGCTGTCGTTCGTTCCCAAGCTGATCGCCGCCATCGCGGTGTTCGCCGTCGCCGGCCCCTGGATGCTCACCACCATGGTGGAGTTCATCCGAAGCACGATCTTGTCGATCCCAGCCCACGCGATCTAG
- the fliR gene encoding flagellar biosynthetic protein FliR: MPTFSEADIMALVSPVFWPFLRVLAVFSSAPIFSARSVPMRSRVALAFLIAVCAQAGLPEQPVVALTDPNAFAVVLQQVVVGVAIGLAVRIVFASVELAGEIIGLQMGLNYAGFFDPSTNQQTSAVGRFFGNTTMLLFVVLNGHLMVLQAVVSSFETFPVGASAFESINRLRLHELGAVVFRYGLWIALPMIGMLLFINIVLGFVSRIAPQMNAFAIGFPITLSAGLLGIAFTLPMLDAPVVALMKLATDIFTGG, from the coding sequence ATGCCCACCTTCAGCGAAGCCGACATCATGGCGCTGGTGTCGCCGGTGTTCTGGCCCTTTCTGCGGGTGCTGGCGGTGTTTTCCAGTGCGCCCATTTTTTCGGCGCGCTCGGTGCCCATGCGCAGCCGTGTGGCGCTGGCGTTTCTGATCGCGGTCTGCGCCCAGGCCGGCCTGCCCGAGCAGCCCGTGGTGGCGCTGACCGACCCCAACGCCTTCGCCGTGGTGCTGCAGCAGGTGGTGGTGGGCGTGGCCATCGGGCTGGCGGTGCGCATCGTGTTCGCCTCGGTCGAACTCGCAGGCGAGATCATCGGCCTGCAGATGGGCCTGAACTACGCCGGCTTCTTCGACCCCTCCACCAACCAGCAGACCAGCGCAGTGGGCCGCTTCTTCGGCAACACCACCATGCTGCTGTTCGTGGTGCTCAACGGCCACCTCATGGTGCTGCAGGCCGTGGTCTCCAGCTTCGAGACCTTCCCCGTGGGCGCCAGCGCCTTCGAGTCGATCAACCGCCTGCGCCTGCACGAGCTGGGCGCGGTGGTGTTCCGCTACGGCCTGTGGATCGCCCTGCCCATGATCGGCATGCTGCTGTTCATCAACATCGTGCTCGGCTTCGTCTCGCGCATCGCGCCCCAGATGAACGCCTTCGCCATCGGCTTCCCCATCACCCTCTCAGCCGGCCTGCTCGGCATCGCCTTCACCCTCCCCATGCTGGACGCACCGGTGGTGGCACTGATGAAGCTGGCGACGGACATCTTCACGGGCGGCTGA
- a CDS encoding zinc-dependent alcohol dehydrogenase family protein: protein MKSYHMSMGAGLGGLVLRQHEVPQPGPNEVLLRVHAVSLNYRELMILQQGRYPLPVKPDVVGMCDGAGEVAAVGAGVTRAKLGDRVIASIFPRWVDGPFAVERAAQLGGSLDGMLTEYAVVHEDALVAVPPHLSYEEAATLPCAGVTAWNALTGGLPLKAGDDVLTLGSGSVSLFALQFAKAFGARVIATTSSDDKAARLRELGADEVVNYRSTPDWSAEVRRLSGGAGVQHVVEVGGGSTLAHSLKAVAMSGEIGFVGTVAGGSSMIDANALFASGATLRAVAAGSRTQLDSAARAMVVNKLRPVIARVFGFDEAPAALAWYAEGRGFGKVVIRVAA from the coding sequence ATGAAGAGTTATCACATGAGCATGGGTGCCGGCCTCGGCGGCTTGGTGCTGAGGCAGCACGAGGTACCGCAGCCCGGCCCGAACGAGGTGCTGCTGCGCGTGCACGCCGTATCGCTGAACTACCGGGAACTGATGATCCTGCAGCAAGGACGCTACCCGTTGCCGGTAAAACCCGACGTGGTGGGCATGTGCGATGGCGCCGGCGAAGTGGCCGCGGTGGGCGCCGGCGTCACCCGGGCGAAACTCGGTGACCGCGTGATCGCGTCGATCTTCCCGCGCTGGGTGGACGGGCCCTTCGCGGTCGAGCGCGCGGCGCAGCTGGGCGGCTCCCTGGACGGCATGCTCACCGAGTACGCCGTGGTGCACGAAGATGCGCTGGTGGCCGTTCCGCCCCACCTGTCGTACGAAGAAGCGGCCACGCTGCCCTGTGCCGGCGTGACGGCCTGGAATGCGCTCACCGGCGGGCTGCCCCTGAAAGCCGGCGACGACGTGCTCACGCTGGGGTCGGGCAGTGTGTCGCTGTTTGCGCTGCAGTTCGCCAAGGCCTTTGGGGCTCGGGTGATTGCCACGACCTCCAGTGACGACAAGGCGGCGCGGCTGCGTGAGCTGGGTGCCGATGAAGTGGTGAACTACCGCAGCACGCCCGACTGGTCGGCTGAGGTGCGGCGCTTGAGCGGCGGCGCCGGCGTGCAGCACGTGGTGGAGGTCGGCGGCGGCAGCACGCTGGCGCATTCGCTGAAGGCGGTGGCGATGAGCGGCGAGATCGGCTTCGTGGGCACCGTGGCGGGTGGCAGTTCGATGATCGACGCGAATGCGCTGTTCGCGTCGGGCGCCACCTTGCGCGCCGTGGCTGCGGGCAGCCGCACGCAACTTGACAGCGCGGCGCGCGCGATGGTGGTGAACAAGTTGCGGCCAGTGATCGCCCGCGTGTTCGGTTTCGATGAGGCTCCGGCGGCGCTGGCTTGGTACGCCGAGGGCCGTGGCTTCGGCAAAGTCGTGATTCGAGTGGCGGCATGA
- a CDS encoding PQQ-dependent sugar dehydrogenase, with protein MRRFPLFLLMAAFVAAPALHAAEPPARKAAMLYAQFCSGCHGADLQGGRATSLLDRKWMASDDARLLGAIRGGVPRSGMPAFRKTFTEPEIRALAIFIRESAHRRADPAVGQAGGLPEGIQRTALHAYRVETVLSGLDVPWTLAFLPDGRLLVTQRKGMLVEGIQDDGRWTARPIKGLPRVWVRDEGGLLDITPHPDYAANGWLYLTLADPGPEDSGNTKLVRGRIRDGRWVDQETIFKAPVATYTDLGINFGSAVVFHNGYLFFSFGERGNVGQAQDLSLPNGKIHRLFPNGRVPPDNPFVHTRGALPSIWSYGHRNPQGLTIDPRSGALWESEHGPRGGDELNHIVRGRNYGWPVITHGMNYDGTPVSALTRKKDMEQPVRHWTPSIAVSPIHFYTGDAFPAWKNQLFLGALAQQELHRLKVEGDRVIGQELILKGRGRVRGVTTGPDGYLYVALEIPGPDTPDLVVRLVPAD; from the coding sequence ATGCGACGATTCCCGCTGTTTCTCCTCATGGCCGCCTTCGTCGCTGCTCCGGCGCTGCACGCCGCCGAGCCGCCTGCGCGCAAAGCCGCCATGCTGTACGCACAGTTCTGCTCTGGCTGCCACGGTGCCGACCTCCAAGGCGGTCGGGCCACCAGCCTGCTCGACCGGAAGTGGATGGCCTCGGACGACGCCCGCCTGCTGGGCGCCATCCGCGGCGGCGTTCCCCGCTCCGGCATGCCCGCTTTCCGAAAGACCTTCACCGAGCCGGAGATCCGCGCGCTCGCCATCTTCATCCGCGAGTCGGCCCACCGCCGCGCCGACCCCGCCGTGGGCCAAGCTGGGGGGCTTCCGGAGGGCATACAGCGCACCGCCTTGCACGCCTACCGCGTCGAGACGGTCCTCTCCGGCCTGGACGTCCCTTGGACGCTGGCCTTCCTGCCCGACGGCCGCCTGCTCGTCACCCAGCGCAAGGGCATGCTCGTCGAGGGCATCCAGGACGACGGCCGCTGGACCGCCCGCCCCATCAAGGGCCTGCCGCGCGTGTGGGTGCGCGACGAAGGCGGCCTTCTCGACATCACCCCCCATCCCGACTATGCGGCCAACGGCTGGCTCTACCTCACCCTCGCGGACCCCGGGCCTGAGGACAGCGGCAACACCAAGCTCGTGCGCGGCCGCATCCGCGACGGCCGTTGGGTCGACCAAGAGACGATCTTCAAGGCCCCCGTGGCCACCTACACCGACCTCGGCATCAACTTCGGCAGCGCCGTCGTGTTTCACAATGGCTACCTCTTCTTCTCCTTCGGCGAGCGCGGCAACGTCGGCCAGGCGCAGGACCTCTCACTGCCCAACGGCAAGATCCACCGCCTCTTCCCCAACGGCCGCGTTCCGCCCGACAACCCCTTCGTCCATACGCGCGGCGCGCTCCCCTCGATCTGGAGCTACGGCCACCGCAACCCACAGGGCCTGACGATCGACCCGCGCAGCGGGGCGCTCTGGGAGAGCGAGCACGGTCCGCGGGGCGGCGACGAACTCAACCACATCGTGCGCGGCCGCAACTACGGCTGGCCCGTCATCACCCACGGCATGAACTACGACGGTACGCCGGTCTCGGCGCTCACCCGGAAGAAGGACATGGAGCAGCCGGTGCGCCACTGGACACCGTCGATCGCGGTGAGCCCCATCCACTTCTACACCGGTGACGCTTTTCCCGCATGGAAGAACCAGCTCTTTCTCGGCGCGCTCGCGCAGCAGGAACTGCACCGCCTGAAAGTGGAAGGCGACCGCGTGATCGGGCAGGAACTCATCCTCAAGGGTCGGGGCCGCGTGCGCGGCGTGACCACCGGGCCCGACGGCTACCTCTACGTCGCGCTGGAGATTCCCGGGCCGGACACACCCGACCTCGTCGTCCGCCTGGTTCCGGCGGACTGA
- a CDS encoding flagellar hook-length control protein FliK encodes MSAAPSATQSHSTNASANATGATRSGAGKPAREASGTATGADLFSNLLSLLSATFEPGAEALSDAATGTDTTAATAATASDAQPDPNANPLAALLTWPGPGSALAPTPPSGALTAQAMGGAAGKPLPSADTPAADPALQGMTLLDTPAEPDAQTLAALTRGTAGDPGAEAATALEPAAPADPAQAPGKAAPALGQVPTTRSLQWRSAGAMAQHAAAAPSTTVSAHQQHSVAVSVDGGPGQTTASLTAMHSTVALHDRMGRTSTTEAPALAAAGAGPFALGAASGAGAQADAGASGGGGAQPGALAESGEAELATDEAWAESAQEAALNGETDTEAEVVGHWGTQNLRHASLRVGEGGEDAIDIQLSMSGQEVQVDFRTDSAEARASLAQNAGESLAELLQRGGIQLGGVSVGGGQGQASGGPGGQRPAEAGVRPARAGGAAGGVDSAPAAATAPRPRADGSQPLDLFV; translated from the coding sequence ATGAGCGCAGCGCCCTCTGCCACCCAAAGCCACAGCACAAACGCCAGCGCCAACGCAACCGGCGCCACGCGCAGCGGCGCCGGCAAGCCCGCGCGCGAGGCCTCGGGCACGGCCACCGGCGCCGACCTGTTTTCCAACCTGCTCTCGCTGCTGAGCGCCACGTTCGAGCCAGGCGCCGAGGCACTGAGCGACGCAGCCACCGGCACCGACACCACCGCGGCCACCGCGGCCACCGCGAGCGACGCGCAGCCCGACCCCAACGCCAACCCACTGGCCGCCCTGCTGACCTGGCCCGGCCCGGGCAGCGCCCTGGCCCCGACCCCGCCCTCGGGTGCCCTCACGGCCCAGGCCATGGGCGGTGCTGCGGGCAAGCCGCTCCCCAGCGCCGACACCCCCGCCGCCGACCCGGCGCTGCAGGGCATGACCCTGCTGGACACCCCGGCCGAACCCGACGCCCAGACCCTGGCCGCGCTGACCCGTGGCACAGCGGGCGACCCCGGCGCCGAGGCTGCGACCGCGCTGGAGCCGGCAGCCCCCGCCGACCCGGCCCAGGCACCGGGCAAGGCCGCGCCGGCCCTGGGCCAGGTGCCCACCACGCGCAGCCTGCAATGGCGCAGCGCCGGGGCCATGGCACAACACGCCGCGGCCGCGCCCAGCACCACCGTTTCGGCCCACCAGCAGCACAGCGTCGCGGTGTCCGTCGACGGCGGGCCGGGCCAGACCACGGCCTCGCTCACGGCCATGCACAGCACCGTGGCGCTGCACGACCGCATGGGCCGCACCAGCACCACCGAAGCCCCGGCGCTCGCGGCCGCGGGCGCCGGCCCCTTCGCGCTCGGCGCGGCGAGCGGCGCCGGCGCACAAGCCGATGCCGGCGCCAGCGGTGGCGGTGGCGCCCAGCCAGGCGCCCTGGCCGAGAGCGGTGAGGCCGAGCTGGCCACCGACGAGGCCTGGGCGGAGTCGGCCCAGGAAGCCGCGCTGAACGGCGAGACCGACACCGAGGCCGAGGTCGTCGGCCACTGGGGCACGCAGAACCTGCGCCACGCCAGCCTGCGCGTGGGCGAAGGCGGCGAAGACGCGATCGACATCCAGCTTTCGATGTCCGGCCAGGAGGTGCAGGTGGACTTCCGCACCGACAGCGCCGAGGCCCGCGCCAGCCTGGCGCAGAACGCGGGCGAGTCGCTGGCCGAGCTGCTGCAGCGCGGCGGCATCCAGCTCGGCGGGGTGTCGGTGGGCGGCGGCCAGGGCCAGGCATCGGGTGGGCCCGGTGGCCAGCGGCCCGCCGAAGCCGGTGTGCGCCCGGCGCGCGCCGGTGGCGCAGCCGGCGGTGTGGACAGCGCCCCGGCGGCGGCCACGGCACCGCGTCCACGCGCCGACGGCAGCCAACCGCTGGACCTTTTTGTCTGA
- a CDS encoding nuclear transport factor 2 family protein, translated as MDTHEHTPGSTADILHRFNQAFLRHDPALLVELIASDCVVERSQPTADGTHLVGGAACLASWRAIAANRKGVFTLEDVVVMGERGLIFWEYRTGPRPGDVSRGLNVMTVRDGRIVEGRGYVKAKAT; from the coding sequence ATGGACACACACGAGCACACACCGGGCAGCACGGCCGACATCCTGCACCGCTTCAACCAGGCATTTCTGCGCCACGACCCCGCCCTGTTAGTCGAGCTGATCGCATCCGACTGCGTGGTCGAACGTTCGCAGCCTACGGCCGACGGCACGCACCTTGTCGGCGGTGCCGCCTGCCTCGCTTCGTGGCGGGCCATTGCCGCCAATCGCAAAGGCGTGTTCACGCTGGAAGACGTGGTGGTGATGGGTGAGCGCGGTCTGATTTTCTGGGAATACCGCACCGGTCCCAGGCCTGGTGACGTTTCGCGCGGATTGAACGTGATGACCGTCCGCGACGGGCGGATTGTCGAAGGCCGCGGCTATGTCAAGGCCAAGGCCACCTGA
- a CDS encoding FliO/MopB family protein, which produces MLQNAAPAVILLIVMVGVAWLLQRYRRHLPGVSSQRGPALHVLNSLSLGPQQRVVTVQVGQGADSVCLVLGVAPGGVHTLHSLPLPAEPVAPADASHPAATGFAARLAQFTSSHKASHAPR; this is translated from the coding sequence ATGTTGCAAAACGCCGCTCCGGCCGTGATCCTGCTCATCGTGATGGTGGGTGTGGCCTGGCTGCTGCAACGCTACCGCCGCCATCTGCCGGGCGTCTCCAGCCAGCGGGGCCCGGCGCTGCACGTACTCAACTCGCTCTCGCTGGGCCCGCAGCAACGCGTGGTCACGGTGCAGGTCGGCCAGGGGGCCGACAGCGTCTGCCTCGTGCTGGGCGTGGCCCCGGGCGGCGTGCACACGCTGCACAGCCTGCCGCTGCCCGCCGAACCCGTGGCCCCGGCCGACGCCAGCCACCCCGCGGCCACCGGCTTCGCGGCGCGCCTGGCCCAGTTCACCTCGTCCCACAAGGCTTCCCATGCGCCGCGCTGA
- the fliL gene encoding flagellar basal body-associated protein FliL, producing MPMSAAAATAEAPVPVKPKKSRKLLFILIGLVVFAIIGAAGAFFLLRANTADGEDGAEEETSAVDEHRAPPTFLPLDSMVVNLADAGGNRFAQLGITLQLQDEKTSEDIKVYMPSIRNSILILVSQRTSDELLQIEGKEKLATDIINEISRVMHYTPPAKTGAGPKSKQPPAEPHPVQGVLFSSFLIQ from the coding sequence ATGCCCATGTCCGCTGCCGCCGCGACCGCCGAAGCCCCGGTTCCCGTCAAACCGAAGAAGAGCCGCAAGCTGCTGTTCATCCTGATCGGTCTGGTGGTGTTCGCGATCATCGGCGCGGCCGGTGCCTTTTTCCTGCTCAGGGCCAACACCGCCGACGGCGAGGACGGCGCGGAGGAAGAGACCTCCGCGGTGGACGAGCACCGGGCGCCCCCGACCTTCCTGCCGCTGGACAGCATGGTGGTCAACCTGGCCGATGCGGGCGGCAACCGCTTTGCCCAGCTCGGCATCACGCTGCAGCTGCAGGACGAGAAGACCAGCGAGGACATCAAGGTCTACATGCCCTCCATCCGCAACAGCATCCTGATCCTGGTCTCCCAGCGCACCTCGGACGAGCTGCTGCAGATCGAGGGCAAGGAAAAGCTGGCCACCGACATCATCAACGAGATCTCGCGCGTGATGCACTACACCCCGCCGGCCAAAACCGGCGCCGGCCCCAAGAGCAAACAACCGCCCGCCGAGCCCCACCCGGTGCAGGGCGTGCTGTTCTCCAGCTTCCTCATCCAATAA
- the fliP gene encoding flagellar type III secretion system pore protein FliP (The bacterial flagellar biogenesis protein FliP forms a type III secretion system (T3SS)-type pore required for flagellar assembly.), giving the protein MRRADWLRSGLLLTSLALLATGAWAQAAPAAPGAGASLPLVIGQGSGGNTYSVPIQTLLFFTALSFLPAVLLLMTGFTRIVIVLSLLRQALGTQSAPPNQVVVGLSLFLTLFVMGPTLDKVYSDAYAPYTSNQISFEQALERGQEPMRAFMLKQTRQSDFELFAKLAKLPADVTAQTAPFRVIVPAFVTSELKTAFQIGFMIFIPFLVIDMVVASVLMSLGMMMLSPVLVALPFKLMLFVLADGWNLLLGSLAASFAT; this is encoded by the coding sequence ATGCGCCGCGCTGACTGGCTGCGCAGCGGCCTGCTGCTGACCTCACTCGCCCTGCTGGCCACCGGTGCGTGGGCACAGGCCGCGCCCGCCGCCCCGGGCGCTGGCGCCTCGCTGCCCTTGGTGATCGGCCAGGGCTCGGGCGGCAACACCTACTCGGTGCCGATCCAGACCCTGCTGTTCTTCACCGCGCTGTCGTTCCTGCCCGCGGTGCTGCTGCTCATGACGGGTTTCACCCGCATCGTGATCGTGCTCTCGCTGCTGCGCCAGGCGCTGGGCACGCAGTCGGCCCCGCCCAACCAGGTGGTGGTGGGCCTCTCGCTCTTCCTCACCCTGTTCGTGATGGGCCCCACGCTGGACAAGGTCTACAGCGACGCCTACGCGCCCTACACCAGCAACCAGATCAGCTTCGAGCAGGCGCTGGAGCGCGGCCAGGAGCCCATGCGCGCCTTCATGCTCAAGCAGACCCGCCAGAGCGACTTCGAGCTGTTCGCCAAACTCGCCAAGCTGCCGGCCGACGTGACCGCGCAGACCGCGCCGTTCCGCGTCATCGTGCCGGCCTTCGTCACCAGCGAGCTCAAGACCGCGTTCCAGATCGGCTTCATGATCTTCATCCCCTTCCTGGTGATCGACATGGTGGTCGCCAGCGTGCTGATGTCGCTGGGCATGATGATGCTGTCGCCCGTGCTGGTGGCGCTGCCGTTCAAGCTCATGCTGTTCGTGCTGGCCGACGGTTGGAACCTCTTGCTCGGCTCTTTAGCCGCCAGCTTCGCCACATGA
- a CDS encoding OsmC family protein — MSIKHIRESLGQVATYFAEHPQDARSQDKPAVAVLESGLRCRADGPNGATLVSDMPAPVGGNASAPTPGWFLRAALANCDATVIAMRAAQLGIVLSRLEVTVGSESDNRGLFGVAESIPPGPLSMRVNVRIAAEDASAQQLHELVEWAEKHSPVSDAVRRAVPVTTEVTVG, encoded by the coding sequence ATGAGCATCAAGCACATCAGGGAGTCTTTGGGCCAAGTCGCCACGTACTTCGCCGAGCATCCGCAAGATGCACGGTCGCAAGACAAGCCCGCCGTTGCAGTCCTCGAGTCCGGCTTACGTTGCAGAGCCGACGGACCCAACGGCGCCACGCTGGTCAGCGACATGCCGGCGCCCGTTGGTGGAAATGCCAGTGCCCCCACACCCGGCTGGTTCCTTCGCGCAGCGCTCGCGAACTGCGACGCGACAGTCATCGCCATGCGTGCCGCGCAGCTGGGCATCGTCCTCAGCCGGCTTGAGGTCACGGTCGGTAGTGAGTCGGACAATCGGGGCCTTTTCGGGGTCGCCGAATCCATTCCACCCGGCCCGCTGAGCATGCGTGTCAACGTTCGCATTGCAGCGGAAGACGCTTCCGCCCAGCAACTCCACGAGCTGGTTGAGTGGGCGGAGAAGCACTCTCCGGTCAGTGACGCCGTGCGCCGGGCAGTGCCGGTCACCACCGAAGTCACCGTTGGGTAA
- a CDS encoding LysR family transcriptional regulator translates to MNSIEIPPTPRLDSRDLRLVLALATARTTAGAATRLHLTQPAVSRALLAAEGKLGARLFERTPRGLEPTPAGNTLLDSAPRLLTELHELESRLQGPAAPAQRLRLVCECYTAYHWMPSALKGLRASLPGMDLSIAIECTRDPIAALLDGEIEVALISEAPTPRSRRLVDKPLFADEIVFVMAASHRLAARTSLTRADLCKETLLTSRMPTRDMAWYHKPLAATREAPLNYQVLPLTEAVIDFARAGMGIGVLSEWVAEPHLRRGDVVAKRLASGPLRRPWRLVWRKEIENAAMELWRVLEKAAPRVNALPLARPRRERLRA, encoded by the coding sequence ATGAACAGCATTGAAATACCCCCCACGCCTCGGCTCGACAGCCGCGACCTGCGTCTGGTGCTGGCCCTGGCCACCGCGCGCACCACTGCGGGCGCCGCGACCAGACTCCACCTGACCCAGCCGGCCGTCAGCCGTGCACTGCTCGCCGCCGAAGGCAAGCTGGGCGCGCGCCTCTTTGAGCGCACACCGCGCGGCCTGGAGCCCACACCGGCGGGCAACACCTTGCTCGACAGTGCGCCACGCCTGCTCACCGAACTGCACGAACTCGAGTCGCGCTTGCAAGGCCCAGCCGCACCTGCGCAGCGCTTGCGGCTGGTATGCGAGTGCTACACCGCCTATCACTGGATGCCCAGCGCACTGAAAGGCCTGCGTGCCAGCCTCCCGGGCATGGACTTGAGCATCGCCATTGAGTGCACGCGTGACCCCATCGCCGCGCTGCTGGACGGTGAGATCGAGGTAGCGCTCATCAGCGAGGCTCCGACGCCGCGCAGCCGCCGCCTGGTCGACAAGCCGCTGTTTGCCGACGAGATCGTGTTCGTCATGGCCGCTTCGCATCGCCTGGCCGCACGCACCTCGCTCACCCGCGCCGACCTGTGCAAGGAAACCCTGCTCACCTCGCGCATGCCCACGCGCGACATGGCCTGGTACCACAAGCCGCTGGCCGCAACGCGCGAGGCACCGCTCAACTACCAGGTGCTGCCTCTCACGGAAGCGGTGATCGACTTCGCGCGCGCAGGCATGGGCATCGGTGTGCTGTCCGAGTGGGTGGCCGAGCCGCACCTGCGCCGCGGCGATGTGGTTGCCAAGCGCTTGGCCTCGGGCCCGCTGCGCCGGCCCTGGCGGCTGGTGTGGCGCAAGGAGATCGAGAACGCGGCCATGGAGCTGTGGCGCGTGCTGGAGAAGGCGGCTCCGCGCGTCAACGCCTTGCCGCTGGCTCGGCCACGCCGCGAGCGCTTGCGCGCTTGA